The following coding sequences lie in one Apostichopus japonicus isolate 1M-3 chromosome 13, ASM3797524v1, whole genome shotgun sequence genomic window:
- the LOC139978862 gene encoding uncharacterized protein — translation MSGLNEWMYTLLLLMAFEAVTVTTQEQDSFSCIECHGIVGEVTNCGEVIEIGTLHTMVNCSGFCMKKLQYYMDQRIGVERNCTDECTEGCIMSLGTSTCMSCCRGDACNEATASIYSTHTSSLGLFVAYMALLLMASKLFS, via the exons ATGTCTGGACTGAATGAGTGGATGTACACACTGTTGCTCTTAATGGCATTTGAGGCAGTTACAGTCACTACACAAGAGCAAG ATAGTTTTTCCTGTATTGAGTGCCATGGCATTGTTGGAGAAGTCACGAACTGCGGTGAGGTTATTGAAATCGGCACATTGCATACAATGGTCAACTGTTCTGGATTTTGCATG aaAAAGTTGCAGTATTACATGGATCAGAGGATTGGAGTTGAGAGGAACTGTACAGATGAATGCACTGAAGGTTGTATCATGAGTCTGGGTACGTCAACCTGTATGAGCTGTTGTCGGGGTGATGCCTGCAATGAGGCAACAGCATCCATCTACTCAACACATACCAGCTCCCTCGGTCTGTTTGTTGCCTACATGGCTCTGCTTCTGATGGCCTCAAAACTCTTCAGTTGA